In Passer domesticus isolate bPasDom1 unplaced genomic scaffold, bPasDom1.hap1 HAP1_SCAFFOLD_44, whole genome shotgun sequence, a single window of DNA contains:
- the LOC135292674 gene encoding muscle M-line assembly protein unc-89-like has product MAKKLRAYADAASSILPVSGVLQPGETQQVSLPFSGHLNSISSATALCHVEEGPSSEVLVPGEASRASCSPSPQEINCGSGAPLRERRELKQPAPKLEEETKALAEEERRKEKEKQKKEKKGVSVGKEPPKAEKGKTKPPEKKESKAPEKKDTKIPERMETKAPDKIENKLPEKKNKHPEKKETKFPERKESKAPEKKDTKALLEKKETKFPEKKETKAPEKIENKLPEKKYKPPEKREIKIPERKESKAPERKELKILKKETKSPEKRSKPPEKKETKCPERKEIKIPEKETKAPKQKEPKAPKKGEAKVPEKRETKAPKKKEPKAPKKGEAKA; this is encoded by the exons ATGGCGAAGAAACTTCGGGCATATGcggatgct GCTTCCAGTATCCTGCCAGTGTcaggtgtgctgcagccaggagagaccCAGCAGgtctccttgcccttctctggccaCCTCAACAGCATCTCCAGTGCCACGGCGCTGTGCCACGTGGAGGAAGGCCCCAGCTCTGAGGTGCTGGTGCCCGGGGAGGCCTCACGTGCCAGCTGCTCCCCGAGCCCCCAGGAGATCAActgtggctctggggcaccTCTCAGGGAGAG aagggagctgaagCAGCCGGCTCCAAAGCTTGAGGAGGAGACAAAAGCCTTGGCGGAGGAAGAGAGGcggaaggagaaagagaagcagaagaaagaaaagaagggtgtctctgtggggaaggaacctccaaaagcagagaaggggaaaaccaaacccccagagaagaaggaaagcaaggccccagagaagaaggacaccaaaatcccagagCGGATGGAAACCAAAGCCCCAGACAagattgaaaacaaactcccagaaaagaaaaacaaacatccagaaaagaaggaaaccaaattcccagagaggaaggaaagcaaggccccagagaagaaggacaccaaagcattattagagaagaaggaaactaaattcccagagaagaaggaaaccaaagctccagagaagattgaaaacaaactcccagaaaagaaatacaaacctccagaaaagagggaaatcaaaatcccagagaggaaggaaagcaaagcaccagagaggaaggaattgAAAATcctaaagaaggaaaccaaatctccagagaagagaagcaaacctccagaaaagaaggaaaccaaatgcccagagaggaaggaaatcaaaatcccagagaaggaaACCAAGGCACCAAAACAGAAggaacccaaagccccaaagaagggggaagccaaagtgccagagaagagagagaccaaagccccaaagaagaaggaacccaaagccccaaagaagggggaagccaaagcctga
- the LOC135292673 gene encoding zinc finger protein 436-like, translated as SQSLELVVHEQVPDGEKPYKCLECGKSFRWNSELIIHQRSHTGERPYECDQCRKRFQTSSDLLKHQRTHTEERPFRCPDCGQGFRQNSHLVTHRRIHTGERPHECEECGKSFRQSSHLIQHQRTHTGERPYECGECGKRFRHRANLILHQKIHTGERPYECSECGKEFRIRSHLLRHYQSHTEERPFCCPDCGKGFRHNSTLVTHRRIHTGERPYECPQCGKSFSRSSHLTRHQRRHR; from the coding sequence agccagagcttggagctggtggtccatgagcaggttcctgatggggagaagccctacaagtgcttggagtgtgggaagagcttcaggtggaaCTCTGAACTGATAATCcaccagaggagccacactggggaacggccctacgagtgtgatcagtgcaggaagaggtttcagaccagctctgatctcctcaagcaccagcgcacgcacacagaggagaggcccttccgctgccccgactgcgggcagggcttcaggcagAACTCCCATCttgtcacccaccggcgcatccacactggggagaggccccacgagtgtgaggaatgtgggaagagcttcaggcagagctcccacctgatccagcaccagaggacccacactggggaacggccctacgagtgtggggagtgtgggaagagattcAGACATCGCGCCAATCTGATTTTGCACCAaaagatccacactggggagaggccctacgagtgttccgAGTGTGGGAAGGAGTTTCGGATCCGCTCCCATCTCCTCCGGCActatcagagtcacacagaggagaggcccttctgctgcccagactgtgggaagggattcaggcacaactccaccctcgtcacccaccggcgcatccacactggggagaggccctacgagtgtccccagtgtgggaagagcttctccaggagctctcaCTTGACCCGACACCAACGcaggcaccggtga